The following are from one region of the Nocardioides marmotae genome:
- a CDS encoding DUF3105 domain-containing protein — translation MAKPAKNDRQAVIDSIRKKQKGADKRRGFAIVGVCSLVAILLIGAAAYQPVKDWWDLRKFNDIEVSSIGAPASACQDITTREATGNQDHVPTGTPVQYEDAPPAFGAHWNEANVAPDPMERKLYTEGDRPAIEALVHNLEHGYTILWYDETAANDDEMMDDIRGIATKFKGTSNLRLKFKAVPWTEEDGEPFPDGQHIALTHWSIGGAGNDVSDTSTQVGVWQYCSAPSGEALEDFMLEYPYMDSPEPGAM, via the coding sequence GTGGCCAAGCCTGCCAAGAACGACCGCCAGGCGGTCATCGACTCGATCCGCAAGAAGCAGAAGGGCGCCGACAAGCGCCGTGGCTTCGCGATCGTCGGTGTCTGCTCGCTGGTGGCCATCCTCCTCATCGGTGCCGCGGCGTACCAGCCGGTCAAGGACTGGTGGGACCTGCGCAAGTTCAACGACATCGAGGTCTCCTCCATCGGCGCGCCGGCGTCGGCCTGCCAGGACATCACCACCCGCGAGGCCACGGGCAACCAGGACCACGTCCCCACCGGCACGCCGGTGCAGTACGAGGACGCTCCCCCGGCCTTCGGCGCCCACTGGAACGAGGCGAACGTCGCGCCCGACCCGATGGAGCGCAAGCTCTACACCGAGGGCGACCGGCCGGCCATCGAGGCGCTCGTGCACAACCTCGAGCACGGCTACACGATCCTCTGGTACGACGAGACCGCCGCGAACGACGACGAGATGATGGACGACATCCGCGGCATCGCGACCAAGTTCAAGGGCACCTCGAACCTGCGGTTGAAGTTCAAGGCCGTCCCGTGGACCGAGGAGGACGGCGAGCCGTTCCCCGACGGTCAGCACATCGCCCTCACCCACTGGTCGATCGGCGGCGCCGGCAACGACGTCTCCGACACCTCCACCCAGGTCGGCGTGTGGCAGTACTGCTCGGCCCCCTCGGGCGAGGCCCTCGAGGACTTCATGCTCGAGTACCCCTACATGGACTCCCCCGAGCCCGGCGCCATGTGA
- a CDS encoding mannose-1-phosphate guanylyltransferase — protein sequence MSLPAPTDPSALEGFWAVIPAGGAGTRLWPLSRRTSPKFLRDLTGSGRSLLQETHERLAPLAEDRFLVVTGRPHRDAVAEQLAGLGDDAILAEPSARDSMAAIGLAAALLERRDPDAVMGSFAADHVIADPEAFRACVRTAVEVAREGWLVTLGIEPTFASSAFGYIHLGEELPGHPGVATVQEFVEKPSTDVAAAYLATGRYRWNAGMFVVRPTVLLDLLGTWHPEFAAALRSIAAEPDRLDELWPDLPKIALDHAVAEPAADAGRVVTVPSTFGWDDIGDFDSLATLLDALRDEGGSVTVLGDDALVRAVDSTGLVVPRSERVVAVVGLEDVVVVDTPDALLVTTRARAQEVKAVVAGLTESGRTDLT from the coding sequence ATGAGCCTCCCCGCGCCCACCGACCCGTCCGCGCTCGAGGGCTTCTGGGCCGTCATCCCCGCCGGCGGTGCCGGGACCCGCCTGTGGCCGCTGTCGCGGCGCACCTCCCCGAAGTTCCTGCGCGACCTCACCGGCAGCGGGCGCTCGCTGCTCCAGGAGACCCACGAGCGGCTCGCGCCGCTGGCCGAGGACCGGTTCCTCGTGGTCACCGGCCGCCCGCACCGCGACGCGGTCGCCGAGCAGCTGGCCGGCCTCGGCGACGACGCGATCCTCGCCGAGCCCTCGGCGCGGGACTCGATGGCGGCGATCGGGCTGGCCGCCGCCCTGCTCGAGCGGCGCGACCCCGATGCGGTGATGGGCTCCTTCGCCGCCGACCACGTGATCGCCGATCCCGAGGCGTTCCGCGCCTGCGTGCGGACCGCGGTCGAGGTCGCCCGCGAGGGCTGGCTGGTCACGCTGGGGATCGAGCCGACCTTCGCCTCCTCGGCCTTCGGCTACATCCACCTCGGCGAGGAGCTCCCCGGGCACCCGGGCGTCGCCACGGTCCAGGAGTTCGTCGAGAAGCCGTCGACGGACGTGGCGGCGGCGTACCTGGCGACCGGGCGGTACCGCTGGAACGCCGGCATGTTCGTCGTCCGCCCCACCGTGCTGCTCGACCTGCTCGGCACCTGGCACCCGGAGTTCGCGGCGGCGCTCCGCTCGATCGCCGCCGAGCCCGACCGGCTCGACGAGCTGTGGCCCGACCTGCCGAAGATCGCCCTGGACCACGCCGTCGCCGAGCCTGCCGCCGACGCCGGCCGCGTGGTCACCGTCCCCTCGACCTTCGGGTGGGACGACATCGGCGACTTCGACTCCCTGGCGACCCTGCTCGACGCGCTCCGTGACGAGGGCGGCTCGGTGACGGTGCTGGGCGACGACGCGCTCGTCCGCGCCGTCGACAGCACCGGCCTCGTCGTCCCCCGCTCGGAGCGGGTCGTGGCCGTCGTCGGCCTCGAGGACGTGGTCGTCGTGGACACCCCCGACGCGCTCCTCGTCACCACCCGCGCCCGCGCCCAGGAGGTCAAGGCGGTCGTCGCCGGGCTCACCGAGAGCGGCCGCACCGACCTCACCTGA
- a CDS encoding TIGR03089 family protein, with protein sequence MTTFSAVLADLLRREPGRPLVTFYDDATGERVELSVTTYANWVAKASSLLVEEHDLERGDTLRVDLPAHWLAPVFLGAAWNAGLAVTLTDEPGREPDAVVCGPDGLDRWAGRAGDVPVLACSLRPLGVRFADPLPAGVHDVGVEVWSQPDSFIPWDPPQDDDAAVVVDGVATTQGALWSAAAAGSLLTDGGRLLSEANPASPPGLATFTEPLARSGSLVLVVNADRERVEATYAAERATARFPA encoded by the coding sequence GTGACGACCTTCTCCGCCGTCCTGGCCGACCTGCTGCGCCGCGAGCCGGGCCGCCCGCTCGTGACGTTCTACGACGACGCGACCGGCGAGCGGGTGGAGCTGTCGGTGACGACGTACGCCAACTGGGTCGCCAAGGCCTCCTCCCTGCTCGTCGAGGAGCACGACCTCGAGCGCGGCGACACCCTGCGCGTCGACCTGCCGGCCCACTGGCTGGCCCCGGTCTTCCTCGGCGCGGCCTGGAACGCCGGGCTCGCCGTCACCCTGACCGACGAGCCCGGCCGGGAGCCCGACGCGGTCGTGTGCGGCCCCGACGGGCTCGACCGCTGGGCCGGCCGGGCCGGCGACGTACCGGTGCTGGCCTGCTCGCTGCGGCCCCTCGGCGTCCGCTTCGCCGACCCGCTGCCCGCCGGCGTCCACGACGTGGGCGTGGAGGTGTGGTCGCAGCCGGACTCCTTCATCCCGTGGGACCCGCCGCAGGACGACGACGCCGCCGTCGTGGTCGACGGGGTCGCCACGACCCAGGGCGCGCTGTGGAGCGCGGCCGCCGCCGGGAGTCTCCTCACCGACGGCGGCCGGCTCCTCTCGGAGGCGAACCCGGCTTCCCCACCAGGCCTCGCCACCTTCACCGAGCCGCTCGCACGGAGCGGCTCGCTGGTCCTCGTGGTCAACGCCGACCGGGAGCGCGTCGAGGCGACGTACGCCGCCGAGCGCGCCACCGCCCGCTTCCCCGCCTGA
- a CDS encoding FG-GAP-like repeat-containing protein, with translation MSRSKDRFVTGCQQLLALGTVLAVLTPAAGVLSLDVVHEAPSSGAGLGLGESNGVSVTGRLSSYSAEQTHTSVVPAEVVDPVVTEYALTAPANGRGAAGALHARTRVTGPRAEVVAAPQPVTGYGAVGVTWRSGQAIADDAISFEVRTETDGAWTGWSEMAYHDEHGPDPDSAEARRARPGTDEMFVGEVDRVQVRVRSEAGVPDDLRLAVVDPGHAGVVARERPALHATGGSAATTTPAVKRATTAAGRASTTGGTGGALALRAATYTPRPVIYSRAQWGANEALRGKSAPSYHEVHAGFVHHTVNANGYTRAEVPGILRSIYAYHTQSRGWSDVGYNFLVDRFGRIWEGRYGGIDRPVVGAHTLGYNENSFAMSAIGNFETAKPSSAMVQAYGALFAWKLSLHGVDAVSSSQVVGRRSFRAINGHRDAGSTACPGRHLYALVPQIRELAGQAQTGWAGRERESDLVGTPHPDLLVRNATDKLAYLIPTGGLTAFRAARPVATGWSAADAAAGATAVVSPDLTGDGRADLVVRRADGTAQVRAGAGSGGFAPTGTTVPGTAGRDLLIPAGDLDGDGRHDLVARTADGRLDLFLGTGTGTGFTRRAGTTGWAGYDLLVGPGDVDGDGRADLLARDAAGKLWLHRGSAGLDPATRTALGGSWRQFASITAGGDLDRDGRADLFVQRADNGNGFVRPGRGDGTFGSAIGPVKRTAGLTGVTAGGDLLGDATPDLVGRRGDALVVLENAGTFDTTAAVPTGVNLRNADLLLSVGDWDRDGFGDMVTRNKTTGALSLRRGDGTGRFTKATQLGKGFAGVGLLTAAGDVTGDGWPDLLGQPAGGAMRVYPGKGLDGLAASYVVRSRVAATQHLAVGRWDADGAPDSLFRVGDKLTLYPGNGPGGLTTPRALGTDVSAYDWLVGVSDVQLTGHADVIARSKADGKLWLLPGTTTGFGARRLIGEGAGVYDLVG, from the coding sequence ATGTCCAGGTCGAAGGACCGTTTCGTCACCGGTTGCCAGCAGCTGCTGGCCCTCGGGACGGTGCTCGCCGTGCTCACTCCGGCGGCCGGCGTGCTGTCCCTCGACGTGGTGCACGAGGCGCCCAGCAGCGGCGCCGGGCTCGGCCTGGGGGAGAGCAACGGCGTCTCGGTCACCGGCCGGCTCTCGTCGTACTCCGCCGAGCAGACGCACACCTCGGTCGTGCCGGCCGAGGTCGTCGACCCGGTGGTCACCGAGTACGCGCTGACCGCCCCCGCGAACGGCCGCGGCGCCGCCGGCGCCCTGCACGCCCGCACCCGGGTCACCGGGCCGCGGGCCGAGGTCGTCGCCGCCCCGCAGCCGGTCACCGGTTACGGCGCGGTCGGCGTGACCTGGCGGTCGGGGCAGGCGATCGCCGACGACGCGATCTCCTTCGAGGTCCGCACCGAGACCGACGGCGCCTGGACCGGCTGGTCGGAGATGGCCTACCACGACGAGCACGGCCCCGACCCGGACAGCGCCGAGGCGCGGCGCGCCCGCCCGGGCACCGACGAGATGTTCGTCGGCGAGGTCGACCGGGTGCAGGTGCGGGTCCGCTCCGAGGCCGGCGTGCCCGACGACCTGCGGCTCGCCGTGGTCGACCCGGGCCACGCGGGCGTCGTCGCCCGGGAACGCCCGGCGCTGCACGCGACCGGCGGCTCCGCGGCGACCACCACCCCGGCCGTGAAGCGCGCGACCACGGCCGCTGGGCGCGCGTCCACCACCGGGGGCACCGGCGGCGCGCTGGCGCTCCGCGCGGCGACGTACACGCCCCGCCCGGTGATCTACTCCCGCGCCCAGTGGGGCGCCAACGAGGCGCTGCGCGGGAAGAGCGCGCCGTCCTACCACGAGGTCCACGCCGGCTTCGTCCACCACACGGTCAACGCCAACGGCTACACGCGGGCCGAGGTGCCGGGGATCCTGCGCAGCATCTACGCCTACCACACGCAGTCGCGGGGCTGGTCCGACGTGGGCTACAACTTCCTCGTCGACCGCTTCGGCCGGATCTGGGAGGGCCGCTACGGCGGGATCGACCGCCCGGTCGTCGGCGCCCACACGCTCGGCTACAACGAGAACTCCTTCGCGATGTCGGCGATCGGCAACTTCGAGACCGCCAAGCCGAGCAGCGCGATGGTCCAGGCCTACGGCGCGCTGTTCGCCTGGAAGCTCTCCCTGCACGGGGTCGACGCGGTCTCCTCGAGCCAGGTCGTGGGTCGGCGGTCCTTCCGTGCGATCAACGGCCACCGCGACGCCGGCTCGACCGCCTGCCCCGGTCGCCACCTCTACGCGCTGGTGCCGCAGATCCGCGAGCTGGCCGGGCAGGCGCAGACCGGGTGGGCCGGGCGGGAGCGCGAGTCCGACCTGGTCGGCACCCCGCACCCCGACCTGCTGGTCCGAAACGCCACCGACAAGCTGGCCTACCTCATCCCCACCGGCGGGCTGACCGCCTTCCGCGCCGCCCGCCCCGTGGCCACCGGCTGGTCCGCCGCCGACGCGGCCGCCGGCGCGACGGCGGTCGTCTCGCCCGACCTCACCGGCGACGGCCGCGCCGATCTCGTCGTCCGCCGTGCCGACGGCACCGCGCAGGTGCGGGCCGGCGCCGGCAGCGGCGGCTTCGCACCCACCGGCACGACGGTGCCCGGGACCGCGGGCCGCGACCTGCTCATCCCCGCCGGCGACCTCGACGGCGACGGCCGCCACGACCTCGTCGCCCGCACGGCCGACGGCCGCCTCGACCTGTTCCTCGGGACCGGCACCGGCACCGGCTTCACCCGCCGTGCCGGGACCACCGGCTGGGCCGGCTACGACCTTCTCGTGGGTCCCGGCGACGTCGACGGCGACGGTCGGGCCGACCTGCTGGCCCGCGACGCCGCCGGCAAGCTCTGGCTGCACCGCGGCTCCGCCGGGCTCGACCCCGCCACCCGCACCGCGCTGGGTGGGTCGTGGCGCCAGTTCGCCTCGATCACCGCGGGCGGAGACCTCGACCGCGACGGCCGCGCCGACCTGTTCGTGCAGCGCGCCGACAACGGCAACGGCTTCGTCCGGCCCGGCCGCGGCGACGGCACCTTCGGCAGCGCCATCGGCCCGGTCAAGCGGACCGCCGGCCTGACCGGGGTCACCGCCGGCGGCGACCTGCTCGGCGACGCGACCCCCGACCTCGTCGGCCGCCGCGGCGACGCCCTGGTCGTGCTGGAGAACGCCGGCACCTTCGACACCACCGCCGCGGTCCCCACCGGCGTCAACCTCCGCAACGCCGACCTGCTGCTCAGCGTCGGCGACTGGGACCGCGACGGCTTCGGCGACATGGTCACCCGCAACAAGACGACCGGCGCGCTCTCGCTGCGCCGCGGCGACGGCACCGGCCGGTTCACCAAGGCCACCCAGCTCGGGAAGGGCTTCGCCGGCGTCGGCCTGCTCACGGCCGCCGGCGACGTGACCGGCGACGGCTGGCCCGACCTGCTCGGCCAGCCGGCCGGGGGAGCGATGCGGGTCTACCCGGGCAAGGGCCTCGACGGCCTCGCGGCGTCGTACGTCGTGCGCTCGCGGGTCGCGGCCACCCAGCACCTCGCCGTGGGCCGCTGGGACGCCGACGGCGCCCCGGACAGCCTGTTCCGGGTCGGCGACAAGCTGACGCTCTATCCCGGCAACGGCCCCGGCGGCCTGACGACTCCGCGGGCGCTGGGCACCGACGTGTCCGCCTACGACTGGCTGGTCGGCGTCAGCGACGTCCAGCTCACCGGCCACGCCGACGTGATCGCGCGCAGCAAGGCCGACGGGAAGCTGTGGCTGCTGCCCGGCACGACCACCGGCTTCGGCGCGCGGCGGCTGATCGGCGAGGGCGCGGGGGTCTACGACCTGGTCGGCTGA
- a CDS encoding ABC transporter ATP-binding protein: MTDPAAYPADTSIVVDHVSKDFTLRYHRTAKQMAVAMVKGRNLSDTFSALEDVSFTVQQGESIGLMGLNGSGKSTLLKLINGVMKPDTGTVLTRGRIAGLIATGAGFHPQLTGRENVFLNAAILGMTEAETNRKFDSIVEFADIGRFLETPVGNYSSGMFARLGFAVAIHVDSDIFLADEVLAVGDRPFKRKCMEKMQEIRESGRTLVYVSHAAGSVRKMCDRVIVLEKGRVGFDGPVDEGIRYVKYDDDNQRAEDQEDDELGSDV, from the coding sequence GTGACCGATCCCGCGGCGTACCCCGCCGACACCTCGATCGTGGTCGACCACGTCAGCAAGGACTTCACGCTGCGCTACCACCGCACCGCCAAGCAGATGGCGGTCGCGATGGTCAAGGGCCGCAACCTCAGCGACACCTTCTCCGCGCTCGAGGACGTCTCCTTCACCGTCCAGCAGGGCGAGTCGATCGGCCTGATGGGTCTCAACGGGTCGGGCAAGAGCACGCTGCTCAAGCTGATCAACGGCGTGATGAAGCCCGACACCGGCACCGTGCTGACCCGCGGCCGGATCGCCGGGCTCATCGCGACCGGCGCCGGCTTCCACCCGCAGCTGACCGGCCGGGAGAACGTCTTCCTCAACGCCGCCATCCTCGGCATGACCGAGGCCGAGACGAACCGGAAGTTCGACTCGATCGTGGAGTTCGCCGACATCGGCCGGTTCCTCGAGACGCCGGTCGGCAACTACTCCTCGGGCATGTTCGCCCGGCTCGGATTCGCGGTGGCCATCCACGTCGACTCCGACATCTTCCTCGCCGACGAGGTGCTCGCGGTGGGGGACCGGCCCTTCAAGCGCAAGTGCATGGAGAAGATGCAGGAGATCCGCGAGTCCGGGCGGACCCTCGTCTACGTCAGCCACGCCGCCGGCTCGGTCCGCAAGATGTGCGACCGCGTGATCGTGCTGGAGAAGGGCCGCGTCGGCTTCGACGGCCCCGTCGACGAGGGCATCCGCTACGTCAAGTACGACGACGACAACCAGCGCGCCGAGGACCAGGAGGACGACGAGCTCGGCTCGGACGTCTGA
- a CDS encoding ABC transporter permease, with the protein MTEAGRARLVDAPLAPPAPTAGLIDVLGRRYLLKLLVRREISARYQGSFLGLLWSYINPLTQLFIFWFVFGYIIGRGTVENYAVHVFCGLIVVHFFTETFNAGTRSIVRNKALVRKMAIPKEMFPVASMLVSLYHVGPQLVILLVVCLVTGWTPDPVGMLAFVLALSVIAVLGTALALIFSAANVFFRDFASAVTILTNFVRFGVPMIYPYSLVDDRFGRFAEFYLLNPIADAVLLVQRAFWVGTTSDPDETIAEQIPDGLLLYGVGALLGSILLLGVGQLIFSRLENKIPERLS; encoded by the coding sequence ATGACGGAGGCCGGCCGGGCGCGCCTGGTCGACGCGCCGCTCGCTCCGCCCGCGCCCACCGCGGGCCTGATCGACGTCCTGGGCCGCCGCTACCTGCTCAAGCTGCTGGTACGCCGCGAGATCAGCGCGCGCTACCAGGGCTCGTTCCTCGGGTTGCTGTGGTCCTACATCAACCCGCTGACCCAGCTGTTCATCTTCTGGTTCGTCTTCGGCTACATCATCGGGCGCGGCACCGTTGAGAACTACGCGGTGCACGTCTTCTGCGGGCTGATCGTCGTCCACTTCTTCACCGAGACCTTCAACGCCGGCACGCGCTCGATCGTGCGGAACAAGGCGTTGGTCCGGAAGATGGCGATCCCCAAGGAGATGTTCCCGGTCGCCTCGATGCTGGTCTCGCTCTACCACGTCGGCCCGCAGCTGGTGATCCTGCTGGTGGTCTGCCTGGTCACCGGATGGACCCCCGACCCGGTGGGGATGCTGGCCTTCGTGCTGGCGCTGTCGGTCATCGCCGTGCTCGGCACCGCGCTCGCGCTGATCTTCAGCGCGGCCAACGTGTTCTTCCGCGACTTCGCCAGCGCCGTCACGATCCTGACCAACTTCGTCCGCTTCGGCGTGCCGATGATCTACCCCTACAGCCTCGTCGACGATCGCTTCGGCCGGTTCGCGGAGTTCTACCTGCTCAACCCGATCGCCGACGCGGTGCTCCTCGTCCAGCGGGCGTTCTGGGTCGGGACCACCTCCGATCCCGACGAGACCATCGCCGAGCAGATCCCCGACGGCCTGCTGCTCTACGGCGTCGGTGCCCTGCTCGGCTCGATCCTGCTGCTCGGGGTGGGTCAGCTGATCTTCTCGCGGCTGGAGAACAAGATCCCGGAGCGGCTGTCGTGA
- a CDS encoding glycosyltransferase, producing MTTTPASPTGATARRLLQRQILPVDRDSDVLALYVDPEDAKLDADKYEVGSNRSAQALNNAAIRQSTSTGRTLHPDQIESRTALRVKSGDRLSFGTYFNAFPASYWRRWTVVDSVTLTVTVRGSGASVIVYKSMARGNSQRVDIAETTEVGSSTFSFDLTLKPFVDGGWYWYDVVAGDEDVVVESAEWTAEVPADRAEHGTVDIAITTMNRPDFCADLLVQIGEDETLRPYLDTVMVMEQGTDPVSGSASFPRAREALGGVLRVIEQGNLGGSGGYARGQLESVRKGTATYTLMMDDDVVCEPEGIVRAITFADLARRPTIVGGHMFNIYSRSRLHSFGEVVQPWRFWWQSAPDTQTDWDFAGRNLRSSRWLHKRIDVDFNGWFMCLVPRVVLEQVGLSLPLFIKWDDSEFGLRAKQAGFPTVTFPGAAVWHVPWTDKNDALDWQAYFHHRNRLVAALLHSPYPRGGRMVRESLNHQIAHLVSMQYSTAELRLLAMEDVLAGPAGLHAMLPTRLAEVNALRKQFPDAQLQADPDAFPSVRRSKPPRKGRDASEIPGRLSTLISAGLQPLRQLKPPRALAQEHPEAEIRAMDAKWYRLGTLDSAIVSMNDGTSAAFYRRDPEKFRELTRRTVEMHERYRREWPRLAEEYRAALGEITSPEAWERTFAPWQEQEQPTQQGER from the coding sequence ATGACCACCACCCCCGCGAGCCCCACGGGCGCGACCGCCCGCCGCCTGCTGCAGCGCCAGATCCTCCCGGTCGACCGGGACTCCGACGTCCTCGCGCTCTACGTCGACCCCGAGGACGCCAAGCTCGACGCCGACAAGTACGAGGTCGGCAGCAACCGGTCGGCCCAGGCGCTCAACAACGCCGCGATCCGGCAGTCGACCTCCACCGGCCGCACGCTGCACCCCGACCAGATCGAGTCGCGCACCGCGCTGCGGGTCAAGTCCGGCGACCGGCTCTCCTTCGGCACCTACTTCAACGCCTTCCCCGCCAGCTACTGGCGGCGCTGGACGGTCGTCGACTCGGTCACCCTCACCGTCACGGTCCGCGGCAGCGGCGCGTCGGTGATCGTCTACAAGTCCATGGCGCGCGGCAACTCCCAGCGCGTGGACATCGCCGAGACGACCGAGGTCGGCAGCAGCACCTTCAGCTTCGACCTCACCCTCAAGCCGTTCGTCGACGGCGGTTGGTACTGGTACGACGTCGTGGCCGGCGACGAGGACGTCGTCGTGGAGTCCGCCGAGTGGACCGCCGAGGTCCCGGCCGACCGGGCCGAGCACGGCACCGTCGACATCGCGATCACCACGATGAACCGCCCCGACTTCTGCGCCGACCTGCTCGTGCAGATCGGCGAGGACGAGACGCTGCGGCCCTACCTCGACACGGTGATGGTCATGGAGCAGGGCACCGACCCGGTGTCCGGCTCGGCGTCCTTCCCGCGGGCCCGGGAGGCCCTCGGCGGGGTGCTGCGGGTCATCGAGCAGGGCAACCTCGGCGGCTCCGGCGGCTACGCCCGGGGCCAGCTGGAGTCGGTGCGCAAGGGCACGGCGACGTACACGCTGATGATGGACGACGACGTGGTCTGCGAGCCCGAGGGCATCGTCCGCGCGATCACCTTCGCCGACCTGGCCCGCCGCCCCACGATCGTGGGCGGCCACATGTTCAACATCTACTCCCGCTCGCGGCTGCACAGCTTCGGCGAGGTCGTCCAGCCGTGGCGGTTCTGGTGGCAGTCGGCCCCCGACACCCAGACCGACTGGGACTTCGCCGGGCGCAACCTGCGCTCGAGCCGCTGGCTGCACAAGCGCATCGACGTGGACTTCAACGGCTGGTTCATGTGCCTGGTCCCGCGGGTCGTGCTCGAGCAGGTGGGGCTCTCCCTGCCGCTGTTCATCAAGTGGGACGACTCGGAGTTCGGGCTGCGCGCCAAGCAGGCCGGCTTCCCGACCGTCACCTTCCCCGGCGCGGCGGTCTGGCACGTGCCGTGGACCGACAAGAACGACGCCCTGGACTGGCAGGCCTACTTCCACCACCGCAACCGGTTGGTCGCGGCGCTGCTCCACTCGCCGTACCCCCGCGGCGGCCGGATGGTCCGCGAGAGCCTCAACCACCAGATCGCGCACCTGGTCTCGATGCAGTACTCCACCGCCGAGCTGCGCCTGCTCGCGATGGAGGACGTGCTGGCCGGCCCGGCCGGGCTGCACGCGATGCTCCCGACCCGGCTCGCGGAGGTCAACGCGCTGCGCAAGCAGTTCCCCGACGCCCAGCTCCAGGCCGACCCCGACGCGTTCCCCTCGGTGCGCCGCAGCAAGCCGCCGCGCAAGGGCCGTGACGCCTCGGAGATCCCCGGCCGGCTCTCCACGCTGATCAGCGCTGGGCTCCAGCCGCTGCGCCAGCTCAAGCCCCCGCGCGCGCTGGCCCAGGAGCACCCCGAGGCCGAGATCCGCGCGATGGACGCCAAGTGGTACCGCCTCGGCACGCTCGACTCCGCCATCGTCTCGATGAACGACGGCACGTCGGCGGCCTTCTACCGCCGCGACCCCGAGAAGTTCCGCGAGCTGACCAGGCGGACGGTCGAGATGCACGAGCGGTACCGCCGTGAGTGGCCGCGGCTCGCCGAGGAGTACCGCGCGGCGCTGGGCGAGATCACCTCGCCCGAGGCGTGGGAGCGGACCTTCGCGCCCTGGCAGGAGCAGGAGCAGCCCACCCAGCAGGGCGAGCGATGA
- the glf gene encoding UDP-galactopyranose mutase: protein MSSPDPSSASTPDLVVVGSGFFGLTIAERCANELGLRVLVLERRDHIGGNAYSEIDPETGIEVHVYGTHLFHTSNTKVWEYVNRFTDFTSYQHRVFAKYQGQVYSFPMNLGLINQFFGKSHTPDEARALIAEQASEIRTEDAQNLEEKAISLIGRPLYEAFVKGYTAKQWQTDPKELSADIITRLPVRYTFDNRYFNDTYEGLPVDGYTAWLTRMADHPNIEVRLGTDFLAVAEEYKGKVPVVYTGPVDEYFGHSEGRLSWRTIDLERETVDVDDYQGTGVVNANDEDVPWTRVLEFKHLHPERTYLPGKSIVVHEYSRFAEEGDEPYYPVNTAADREKLLRYRELAKAEPMVLFGGRLGTYQYLDMHMAIGSALSMFENKLRPHFADGTPLTSGGVDA, encoded by the coding sequence GTGTCCTCCCCTGATCCGAGCTCCGCATCCACGCCCGACCTCGTCGTCGTCGGTTCCGGCTTCTTCGGCCTGACCATCGCCGAGCGCTGCGCGAACGAGCTGGGCCTCCGGGTGCTCGTGCTGGAGCGGCGTGACCACATCGGAGGCAACGCCTACTCCGAGATCGACCCCGAGACCGGCATCGAGGTGCACGTCTACGGCACGCACCTCTTCCACACCTCCAACACCAAGGTGTGGGAGTACGTCAACCGGTTCACCGATTTCACCAGCTACCAGCACCGGGTCTTCGCGAAGTACCAGGGGCAGGTCTACTCCTTCCCGATGAACCTGGGCCTGATCAACCAGTTCTTCGGCAAGAGCCACACCCCCGACGAGGCCCGCGCGCTCATCGCCGAGCAGGCCAGCGAGATCCGCACCGAGGACGCCCAGAACCTCGAGGAGAAGGCGATCTCGCTCATCGGCCGCCCGCTCTACGAGGCGTTCGTCAAGGGCTACACCGCCAAGCAGTGGCAGACCGACCCCAAGGAGCTGAGCGCGGACATCATCACGCGCCTCCCGGTCCGCTACACCTTCGACAACCGCTACTTCAACGACACCTACGAGGGCCTCCCGGTCGACGGCTACACCGCCTGGCTGACCCGGATGGCCGACCACCCCAACATCGAGGTGCGCCTCGGGACCGACTTCCTGGCCGTCGCCGAGGAGTACAAGGGCAAGGTCCCGGTCGTCTACACCGGCCCGGTCGATGAGTACTTCGGGCACTCCGAGGGCCGGTTGTCGTGGCGGACCATCGACCTCGAGCGCGAGACCGTCGACGTCGACGACTACCAGGGCACCGGCGTGGTCAACGCCAACGACGAGGACGTGCCGTGGACCCGGGTGCTGGAGTTCAAGCACCTCCACCCCGAGCGGACCTACCTGCCCGGCAAGTCGATCGTCGTCCACGAGTACAGCCGCTTCGCCGAGGAGGGCGACGAGCCGTACTACCCGGTCAACACCGCCGCGGACCGCGAGAAGCTGCTGCGCTACCGCGAGCTGGCCAAGGCCGAGCCGATGGTCCTCTTCGGGGGCCGCCTGGGCACCTACCAGTACCTCGACATGCACATGGCGATCGGCTCGGCGCTGTCGATGTTCGAGAACAAGCTGCGTCCGCACTTCGCGGACGGCACGCCGCTGACCAGCGGAGGAGTCGACGCATGA